Proteins found in one Geomonas subterranea genomic segment:
- a CDS encoding ABC transporter ATP-binding protein, producing the protein MPALLEITGLRTEFRLKSGVLKAVRGVDLTVDAGETLALVGESGCGKSITAASVLRLVPPPGRIVSGSIRFKGEDLLALSEERMREIRGNRIAMVFQDPMTSLNPVFTVGFQVAEGLRIHRGLSSQAAEREAVELLTQVGIPAAGDRVRDYPHQLSGGMRQRVMIAMALACGPELVIADEPTTALDVTIQAQILELLDRLMAENRMGLILITHNLGIVAERAHRTAIMYAGEIVESAPTAELFENPLHPYTRGLLASLPEFGTPGEKLATFAGGVPDLRGDLAGCPFRERCPIGDEACSRETIHMREVAPGHLVRCRKVS; encoded by the coding sequence GTGCCGGCACTTCTAGAAATAACAGGACTGCGCACCGAGTTCCGCCTGAAAAGCGGCGTGCTCAAGGCCGTGCGCGGCGTGGACCTCACCGTCGACGCCGGCGAGACGCTCGCGCTCGTGGGGGAGTCGGGGTGCGGCAAGAGCATCACCGCCGCTTCCGTGTTGAGGCTCGTCCCCCCCCCGGGTCGCATCGTCTCTGGTTCCATCCGTTTCAAGGGGGAGGACCTCCTCGCACTCTCCGAGGAACGGATGCGCGAGATCAGGGGGAACCGGATCGCCATGGTGTTCCAGGACCCGATGACCTCGCTGAACCCGGTGTTCACGGTCGGCTTCCAGGTCGCCGAGGGGCTCAGGATCCACCGCGGCCTCTCCAGCCAGGCGGCGGAGCGCGAGGCTGTCGAGCTCCTCACCCAGGTGGGGATCCCGGCGGCCGGGGACCGGGTCAGGGACTACCCGCACCAGCTCTCCGGCGGGATGCGCCAGCGCGTCATGATCGCCATGGCGCTCGCCTGCGGCCCCGAGCTGGTGATCGCGGACGAGCCGACCACGGCGCTGGACGTGACCATCCAGGCGCAGATACTCGAGCTTTTGGACCGGCTCATGGCGGAAAACCGCATGGGGCTGATCCTCATCACACACAACCTCGGCATCGTGGCCGAGCGCGCCCACCGGACCGCCATCATGTACGCCGGCGAGATCGTGGAGAGCGCGCCCACCGCGGAGCTCTTCGAGAACCCCTTGCACCCCTACACCAGGGGGCTCCTCGCCTCGCTCCCCGAATTCGGGACACCCGGCGAGAAGCTTGCCACCTTCGCGGGAGGAGTCCCCGACCTGCGCGGCGACCTGGCCGGCTGCCCCTTCCGGGAGCGCTGCCCCATCGGCGACGAGGCCTGTAGCAGGGAAACCATCCACATGAGGGAGGTGGCGCCGGGACACCTGGTGCGCTGCCGGAAGGTATCATGA
- a CDS encoding ABC transporter ATP-binding protein, with translation MTPLLTAENLVKQYPVRGGMFAEKRILTAVAGIDLELHPGETLGLAGESGCGKSTVARLLTGLTPPTSGSIRYAGRELAAMSKAELAQYRKEVQMVFQDPFSSLNPRMRVAEIVGEPLEIHGIGDAAGRRGKVAELLGRVGLSPGHMMRFPHEFSGGQRQRIGIARALAVSPKLIIADEPVSALDLSIQAQIINLLQDVKKDLGLSFLFITHDLSVLRHLSDRVAIMYLGRIVETGRRDQVLNRPLHPYTEALLSAIPSIDPKRRTRHVIAKGELPSPVSPPAGCPFHPRCPYAQPVCSEKRPELLEKVPGQRAACHFSEEIFLAKEK, from the coding sequence ATGACGCCGCTTCTGACCGCCGAAAACCTGGTGAAGCAGTACCCCGTGCGCGGCGGGATGTTCGCCGAGAAGCGGATACTCACCGCAGTGGCCGGCATAGACCTCGAGCTCCACCCCGGGGAGACGCTGGGGCTCGCCGGCGAATCCGGCTGTGGCAAGTCGACCGTGGCGCGGCTTCTCACCGGGCTCACCCCTCCCACCTCGGGAAGCATCCGCTACGCCGGGCGCGAGCTGGCGGCGATGAGCAAGGCGGAACTCGCCCAGTACCGCAAAGAGGTGCAGATGGTGTTCCAGGACCCGTTCTCCTCGCTGAACCCGCGCATGCGGGTCGCGGAGATCGTGGGGGAGCCGCTGGAGATCCACGGCATCGGGGACGCGGCCGGACGGCGGGGCAAGGTCGCGGAACTGCTCGGGAGGGTCGGCCTCTCCCCCGGGCACATGATGCGCTTTCCCCACGAGTTCTCGGGTGGGCAGCGCCAGAGGATAGGGATCGCGCGCGCACTGGCCGTCTCGCCGAAGCTGATCATCGCCGACGAGCCGGTCTCGGCCCTGGACCTCTCCATCCAGGCCCAGATCATCAACCTGCTGCAGGACGTGAAAAAGGACCTGGGGCTCTCCTTTTTGTTCATCACCCACGACCTCTCGGTGCTCAGGCACCTGAGCGACCGGGTGGCGATCATGTACCTGGGAAGGATCGTGGAGACGGGGAGACGGGACCAGGTGCTGAACCGCCCGCTGCACCCCTACACCGAGGCGCTCCTCTCGGCGATACCGAGCATCGATCCGAAGAGAAGGACCCGGCACGTGATCGCCAAAGGGGAACTCCCCTCGCCCGTTTCACCCCCTGCCGGCTGCCCGTTCCACCCCCGCTGCCCCTACGCGCAGCCGGTGTGCAGCGAGAAGCGCCCCGAACTGCTGGAAAAAGTTCCGGGACAACGGGCAGCCTGCCACTTCAGCGAGGAAATCTTCCTCGCCAAAGAAAAGTAA
- a CDS encoding ArsR/SmtB family transcription factor translates to MAFDKTKDYGKEAEMLKVLGHPIRLKIVAGLCTQECNVKHIWECLGLPQATVSQHLALLKNKGIIEGTRDGVEVHYAVVSPFVRRLIEILDAES, encoded by the coding sequence TTGGCATTTGACAAGACCAAGGATTACGGAAAAGAAGCGGAAATGCTGAAGGTGCTCGGTCACCCGATCCGCCTGAAAATAGTGGCAGGGCTTTGCACGCAGGAATGCAACGTGAAGCACATCTGGGAGTGCCTGGGGCTCCCCCAGGCGACCGTGTCGCAGCACCTGGCGCTGTTGAAGAACAAGGGGATCATCGAGGGGACCCGCGACGGGGTCGAGGTGCACTACGCTGTGGTGAGCCCGTTCGTGCGCAGGCTCATCGAGATCCTGGACGCGGAGTCCTGA
- a CDS encoding TldD/PmbA family protein: MELTQHADAVERLLKGRQIDAYEIAVAGSRDLAIEVKQGKVDAFRVAEPLGVSLRLLSGKGMGFSYSTALDEASLSRMVEGALVAAQVQTPDEFLAFPESSPSYPDTPWLFDPELPALDESLKVRRALELERLVLDVDPRVKRVRKCSYGESIYHSLVRNSLGLNAAYSGTYNTCSVSAVAESGGDAQTGWDYAFSPSFAGVDLAAVARGAGRKATALLGARTLTTMRCPAVLDNRVAADLLDVLAGSFLAENVHKGKSLLAGRVGEKLFPEFISVRDNGLLPGGMGSAPCDGEGVPQRDTALVVSGVLQGYLYDSYWGRRLGERSTGNAVRGGIKNPPRVGTHNLHLEPGDAGPASLLSGVGKGVYITEVMGMHTANPISGDFSVGAAGFYVEDGEIRYPVKGLALAGNLLELFGRVDQVGSDLRFFGPTGSPSLRIAELAVSGT; this comes from the coding sequence ATGGAACTGACACAACACGCCGACGCTGTGGAGCGCCTCCTCAAGGGGCGTCAGATCGACGCCTACGAGATAGCCGTCGCCGGCTCGCGCGACCTCGCCATCGAGGTGAAGCAGGGGAAGGTGGACGCCTTCCGCGTCGCGGAGCCCTTGGGGGTCTCGCTGCGGCTTTTGTCCGGAAAGGGGATGGGGTTTTCCTACTCGACGGCGCTTGATGAAGCCTCCCTTTCCCGCATGGTGGAGGGGGCGCTGGTGGCCGCCCAGGTGCAGACCCCGGACGAGTTCCTCGCCTTCCCCGAATCCTCCCCCTCCTACCCGGACACCCCCTGGCTCTTCGATCCGGAACTCCCCGCGCTGGACGAGTCGCTCAAGGTCAGGCGCGCGCTGGAACTGGAGCGCCTGGTGCTCGACGTCGATCCCCGGGTGAAACGGGTACGCAAATGCAGCTACGGCGAGTCGATCTACCACTCGCTGGTCCGCAATTCCCTGGGGCTGAACGCGGCCTACAGCGGCACGTACAACACCTGCAGCGTCTCGGCCGTGGCCGAGTCCGGCGGCGACGCCCAGACCGGATGGGATTACGCCTTCTCACCATCTTTCGCGGGTGTCGATCTTGCCGCGGTTGCGCGCGGTGCGGGGCGGAAGGCGACCGCGCTCCTCGGGGCGCGCACCCTCACCACCATGCGCTGCCCGGCGGTACTCGACAACCGCGTGGCAGCCGACCTGCTCGACGTCCTGGCCGGTTCCTTCCTCGCCGAAAACGTGCACAAGGGGAAGTCTCTTCTGGCCGGGAGGGTAGGGGAGAAACTCTTCCCCGAGTTCATCTCCGTGCGCGACAACGGCCTGCTTCCCGGCGGCATGGGGAGCGCTCCCTGCGACGGCGAAGGGGTGCCGCAGCGGGACACCGCGCTGGTGGTTTCGGGCGTGCTGCAGGGATACCTCTACGACAGCTACTGGGGGCGCCGCCTGGGCGAGCGCTCCACCGGCAACGCCGTGCGCGGCGGCATCAAGAACCCGCCCAGGGTCGGCACGCACAACCTGCACCTTGAGCCGGGTGACGCCGGTCCCGCGTCGCTTTTGTCGGGGGTGGGCAAAGGGGTGTACATCACCGAGGTCATGGGGATGCATACCGCGAACCCCATCTCTGGTGACTTCTCTGTGGGGGCTGCCGGCTTTTACGTCGAGGATGGAGAGATCAGGTACCCGGTGAAGGGGCTCGCCCTGGCGGGAAACCTGCTTGAGTTGTTCGGAAGGGTGGACCAGGTGGGAAGCGACCTGCGTTTCTTCGGCCCGACGGGGTCACCTTCTCTGAGGATCGCCGAGCTCGCTGTCAGCGGGACCTAG
- a CDS encoding N-acetyltransferase, with product MIRKARIGDVKEIQKLLTNFASRGEMLSRSLSELYEALRDFYVFEEEGRLLGTSALHIVWEDLAEVRSVAVAESAGRRGIGSQVVGACIEEARSLGLKRLFCLTYKPDFFAKFGFKIADKSELPHKVWGDCIKCVKFPDCDEIAMILEL from the coding sequence ATGATCAGAAAAGCCAGGATTGGCGACGTAAAAGAGATTCAGAAACTATTGACCAATTTCGCGAGCCGCGGCGAGATGCTCTCCCGCTCGCTTTCCGAGCTGTACGAGGCGTTGCGCGACTTCTACGTTTTCGAGGAGGAGGGGCGCCTTTTGGGCACCTCCGCGCTGCACATCGTCTGGGAAGACCTCGCCGAAGTCCGTTCGGTCGCGGTCGCCGAGAGCGCCGGACGGCGTGGCATCGGGAGCCAGGTGGTGGGCGCCTGCATCGAGGAGGCGCGCTCCCTGGGGCTCAAGAGGCTTTTCTGCCTCACCTACAAGCCCGATTTTTTCGCCAAGTTCGGCTTCAAAATCGCGGACAAGTCCGAGCTGCCGCACAAGGTCTGGGGGGACTGCATCAAGTGCGTCAAGTTCCCCGACTGCGACGAGATCGCCATGATCCTCGAGCTGTAG
- the recN gene encoding DNA repair protein RecN, with protein MLRELQITNLAIIDKLHVEFSPGLNILTGETGAGKSIIIDAVNLILGGRGSADLIRAGAKEASVEALFDLSGRDALLTALAEAGIECDGELLVRRVVAAGGKSRVFIGGGLATTSLLSEICRNLINIYGQHDAQSLLKTDQHLLLLDGFSGTLPLRAEFAARYEECQGARHELQALEAGEREAARRLDLLSFQSNEIAEAKLTPGEEEDLAEERTRLAHSGKLMGASQGAFDALYGGDAPILGNLSGIIAGVADAGRIDPALNPVTEALQAAYAQLEDASLTLRDYAARVESDPARLEEIEDRLDAIGRLKKKYGASIAEILEYQREVDQELSLLSNLEGSRGELQTRISRLEQELAVLGGRLGKARQDGAGKLKEGMERELAELAMKHAVFETSFEKSAEARSFGFERAEFLFSPNPGEPPKPLAKIASGGELSRLMLALKQLHPDSEVPTLIFDEVDTGIGGATSALVGEKLKRVAREQQVLAITHLPQVAAFADRHLKVEKRVADGRTATGVELLEGEERVAEVARMLSGARVTEKTLEHARELIQEAVR; from the coding sequence GTGCTGAGAGAGCTCCAGATAACCAACCTCGCCATCATCGACAAGCTGCACGTGGAGTTCAGTCCCGGGCTCAACATCCTGACCGGCGAGACCGGGGCGGGCAAGTCGATCATCATCGACGCGGTGAACCTGATCCTTGGCGGGCGCGGCAGCGCCGACCTGATCCGGGCCGGCGCCAAGGAGGCTTCCGTGGAGGCGCTCTTCGACCTCTCCGGTCGCGACGCGCTCCTCACCGCGCTCGCCGAGGCGGGGATCGAGTGCGACGGTGAGCTCCTGGTGCGGCGCGTGGTCGCTGCCGGCGGCAAGAGCCGCGTCTTCATCGGCGGCGGGCTCGCCACCACCTCGCTTCTCTCCGAGATCTGCCGCAACCTGATCAACATCTACGGCCAGCACGACGCGCAGAGCCTTTTGAAGACCGATCAGCACCTGCTCCTTCTGGACGGCTTTTCCGGGACGCTCCCCCTGCGCGCCGAGTTCGCCGCCCGCTACGAGGAGTGCCAGGGGGCCAGGCACGAGCTGCAGGCGCTCGAGGCGGGGGAGCGCGAGGCCGCGCGCCGGCTCGACCTGCTCTCCTTCCAGAGTAACGAGATCGCCGAGGCGAAGCTCACCCCCGGCGAGGAAGAGGACCTGGCCGAGGAGCGCACCCGGCTCGCGCACAGCGGGAAACTGATGGGGGCCTCGCAGGGCGCCTTCGACGCCCTCTACGGCGGCGACGCACCCATCCTCGGGAACCTTTCCGGCATCATCGCAGGGGTCGCCGACGCAGGTCGCATCGATCCCGCGCTCAACCCGGTCACCGAGGCGCTCCAGGCGGCCTACGCCCAGCTCGAGGACGCCTCCCTCACCCTGCGCGACTACGCCGCCCGCGTCGAGTCCGACCCGGCCCGGCTGGAGGAGATCGAGGACCGGCTCGACGCCATCGGCCGCCTCAAGAAAAAGTACGGCGCCAGCATCGCGGAGATCCTCGAGTACCAGCGCGAGGTGGACCAGGAGCTGTCGCTCCTCTCCAACCTGGAGGGGAGCCGCGGCGAGCTGCAGACACGGATCTCGCGGCTGGAGCAGGAACTGGCGGTTCTGGGGGGCAGGCTCGGCAAGGCGCGCCAGGACGGCGCCGGAAAGCTCAAGGAGGGGATGGAGCGCGAGCTCGCGGAGCTTGCCATGAAGCACGCCGTCTTCGAGACCTCCTTCGAGAAGAGCGCCGAGGCGCGCAGCTTCGGCTTCGAGCGTGCCGAGTTCCTCTTCTCCCCGAACCCGGGCGAGCCCCCGAAACCGCTGGCGAAGATCGCCTCCGGCGGCGAGCTCTCCCGGCTCATGCTGGCGCTGAAGCAGCTCCATCCCGACTCCGAGGTCCCCACGCTCATCTTCGACGAGGTGGACACCGGAATCGGGGGGGCGACCAGTGCGCTCGTGGGCGAGAAGCTGAAACGCGTTGCCCGCGAGCAGCAGGTGCTGGCCATCACCCACCTGCCGCAGGTGGCCGCCTTCGCCGACCGGCATCTCAAGGTGGAGAAGAGGGTGGCAGACGGGCGCACCGCCACCGGCGTGGAACTCCTGGAAGGGGAGGAGCGGGTGGCAGAGGTGGCGCGCATGCTTTCGGGCGCGCGCGTCACGGAAAAGACCCTGGAGCACGCCAGGGAGTTGATTCAGGAGGCAGTGAGATGA
- a CDS encoding NAD(+)/NADH kinase has translation MKKIAIFAKVHDPRCLGVAEELIEWLAARGVTAHVEEHLSRRLRRTTLAESAESSEVARDADLVVVLGGDGTLIAAARLIGEQDVPILAVNLGSLGFLTEITLDELYPSMERCLAGDFEVTERMMLLASVERAGEVIELHRVLNDVVINKGALARIIDMETSVNGRYLTTFKADGLILSTPTGSTGYSLSANGPIIHPELACISITPICPHTLTNRPLVVDSGAQIDIKLNYAPDESVFLTLDGQVGMKLLSGDVVQIRKAPHVTRLIQSRSKDYFEVLRTKLKWGER, from the coding sequence ATGAAAAAAATCGCCATTTTTGCCAAAGTGCACGATCCGCGTTGCCTCGGGGTCGCCGAAGAGCTGATCGAGTGGCTGGCGGCCCGCGGCGTGACCGCACACGTCGAGGAGCATCTCTCCCGGAGGCTGCGGCGCACGACGCTCGCCGAGAGCGCCGAGAGCTCCGAGGTCGCGCGTGACGCCGACCTGGTGGTGGTGCTTGGCGGCGACGGCACGCTGATCGCGGCCGCGCGCCTCATCGGCGAGCAGGACGTCCCCATCCTGGCGGTCAACCTGGGGAGCCTCGGTTTTCTCACCGAGATCACCCTGGACGAGCTCTATCCCTCCATGGAGCGCTGCCTGGCCGGCGACTTCGAGGTCACCGAGCGCATGATGCTCCTGGCCAGTGTCGAGCGCGCGGGCGAAGTGATCGAACTGCACCGGGTGCTGAACGACGTGGTCATCAACAAGGGGGCCCTGGCCAGGATCATCGACATGGAGACCTCGGTCAACGGGCGCTACCTCACCACCTTCAAGGCCGACGGCCTGATCCTGTCGACCCCGACCGGTTCCACCGGCTACTCGCTTTCCGCCAACGGCCCCATCATCCACCCCGAGCTGGCATGCATCTCCATCACCCCCATCTGCCCGCACACCCTGACCAACCGGCCGCTCGTGGTCGACTCGGGCGCGCAGATCGACATCAAGTTGAACTACGCCCCGGACGAGTCGGTGTTCCTCACCCTGGACGGGCAGGTCGGCATGAAGCTTCTTTCAGGCGACGTGGTGCAGATCCGGAAGGCCCCCCACGTCACCCGCCTGATCCAGTCCCGCAGCAAGGACTACTTCGAGGTGCTCCGCACCAAGCTCAAGTGGGGTGAACGCTAA